The DNA window ACATCGGATGGTGCTTAATTTCGCGGAAGCATGATTTCCGGGAGAGTGGATAGTTGCGTGCGTTGATATCCCGGTATCTTAACTGAATTGAATTAACGGAGATATATTTGTGAATAGTGTTGAAAGCCTTTCTGAGCTCGAGATTGATAGTGTTGTTGGCGGCGTTGCTCCGGGTCCGAACGGCGAGGGCTGCACTGAGCCCCGCGATGACAACGATGACACGTCTGGCGGATTTCCGTCAGATAGTAATGTAATTGTCGTGATGATGTAAATCTCAAGTTCCTTTACATTGTTTAACGGATGCGCCGCTGCCTTCTGTCTAAGTGCCACCATTATCAGACTGTGGCGGCGCAGCTTCGTCGCATTTCGCGGTACTAATTAACGGATATCGTAATTATGGAAAATACAGCGATCAAGGGTCAGGGTCTTCTCATTGAAAACCTGAGTTTAGACGAAATTGATTTAGTGGATGGAGCTGCCGATGCGAAGGTCGTTTCTGCAGGAGCGACAATCATGGCGAGTAGCCTTTACGTGGCGGCCGTCCCGCCGGCAGCCGGTGCAATTGCTACAATCGGTCTAGCAGTTGTAGTGATGGGGCTCGCATTTGATTGATGAGCTATATTGATACGGAGAAATATAATGAAAAATATCGTAGAGCTGGGATACTCGGAAATTGATGAAATATCAGGCGGCAATGAGTGCACGCAGGATATTGCGTTGTCTGCTGCTGGAGTAGCTGCAACCATTGCTATTGTAGCTGCTCCGCTCACATTTGGAGCTAGCCTCGCAGTCGCGGCTGCAGCTGGATTGGCGATTGGAGTCGGGGCGGGAAGTGCTCAGTCAAGCTGTAGTTAAGATCTCCTCAGTGCGCAGCCAATGCTGCGCACTGAACCGTTTTTAAGACTTGTATATTCATTAAGTCATTAGGATTGGCCGCGGCTGCGAACTCATGTCGGAGATGGTTTTGTACGCCAATACCTGGGAATAAAACAGAATGATAAAGGACGTTATATGGATTGCGATAATGGCCATATTGGTGTTTATGGCGATCGTCGGTGGTTGGAACTATTGGGTGCGCGATCGCACTAATGATCGCTGATTGTTAATTCCACCTCTGTGTACTATCGTACAACCAACTCATTTGGAGAGATGATTGTCCCGGATCTATTTGAGGGGGCTCGCCTAGGGTGTGATGCTCACCGACATGCCGGGCGAAGAACCGTTCTATTGCGTTTTCAGCTCGGCGCAGGTCGCGGCTGTACTACGTTTATTTGACGCCGTGGACAGTCAAGTAGCCGCCTTAGCAATGGCACACTTCATGCCAGGGCAATTGGCAACGAACCGCATGGTGCGTGTAAACGCGTTGTGAAATGTATTGTCCAACGAAAGCGTTCGCATCCGTGCGGTAAGGAAGTGGAAAATCAGGAGGAAGTCGCCTTGCGAGCAGTCTCGTTGCTGTAGGCAGTTGGCTCACGTCCCGAAACCGCTGAGAAGCTCGTCGTTGGTCAGTCCAAAATAGCGGTTACCTTTTGAGGTAATTGCTCACTCCGGATCAAAGCACCATTTTGATCCGGACCCTACTCCTCCCCCATCCGCAACGCCGCGATAAACGCTTCCTGGGGGATCGACACATTGCCGTACTCCCGCATCTTCGCCTTGCCCTTTTTCTGCTTTTCCAGCAGCTTTTTCTTCCGGCTGATGTCGCCGCCATAGCATTTGGCGGTGACGTCCTTGCGCATGGCGCTGATCGTCTCGCGGGCGATCACCTTGGCGCCGATGGCGGCCTGGATCGGGATTTTGAACAAATGGCGGGGGATCAGGTCCTTCAGGCGCTCGCACAGCTGGCGGCCGCGGATTTCGGCCTGCTGGCGGTGGACGACCATGCCGAGCGCGTCGACCGGCTCGTTGTTCACCAGGATGTTCATCTTCACGAGATCGCCTTCGCGCAGGCCGATCTGCTCGTAATCGAAGCTGGCATAGCCGCGCGATATGGACTTCAGCCGATCGTAGAAATCGAACACCACCTCGTTCAGCGGCAGCTCGTACACCACCTGCGCGCGGCCGCCGACATAGGTCAGCTCCGTCTGGATGCCGCGCCGGTCCTGACAAAGCTTCAGGATGGAGCCGAGATAGTCGTCCGGCGTGTAGATGGTCGCCTTGATCCAGGGCTCCTCCATATGATCGATATGGACGGGGTCCGGATAGTCGGCCGGGTTGTGGAGATACTGCACGCTGCCGTCGGTCATCGTCATGCGGTAGACGACGGACGGCGCGGTGGTGATGAGATCCAGATCATATTCGCGGGTGAGGCGTTCCTGGATGATCTCCAGATGCAGGAGGCCCAGGAAGCCGCAGCGGAAGCCGAAGCCGAGCGCGGCGCTCGTTTCCATCTCGAAGGTGAAGCTGGCGTCGTTGAGGCGCAGGCGGCCGATGCTTTCGCGCAGCTTCTCGAAGTCCGCGGCGTCCACCGGGAAGAGGCCGCAGAACACCACCGACTGCACTTCCTTGAAGCCCGGCAGCGCCTTGTCCGCGCCGCCCTTCACGGTGGTGATGGTGTCGCCCACCGCGGTGTCGGCCACTTCCTTGATCTGCGCGGTGATGAAGCCGATTTCGCCGGGGCCTAGTTCGGGCAGCTGGGTGATCTTGGGCTTCATGCAGCCCACGCGGTCCACCAGATGCTGCGAACCCTGCTGCATGAAGCGGATGTTCATGCCCTTCTTCAGCACGCCGTCCATCACGCGCACCAGGATGACGACGCCCAGATAGGGATCGTACCAGCTATCGACGAGCATGGCTTTGAGCGGCGCGTCGCGGTCTCCCGTCGGCGGGGGGATGCGCTGGACGACGGCTTCCAGCACATCCTCGATGCCGATGCCGGACTTGGCGCTGGTGAGCACCGCATCGTCCGCGGGGATGCCGACGATATCTTCGATCTCGGTGCGGACCTTGTCGGGCTCGGCCGCGGGCAGATCGATCTTGTTGATGACGGGCACGATCTCATGGTCATGCTCGATCGACTGGTACACATTGGCCAGCGTCTGCGCCTCCACGCCCTGCGCGGCGTCGACCACCAGCAGCGCGCCCTCGCACGCGGCGAGCGAGCGGCTGACCTCATAGGCGAAATCGACATGGCCGGGCGTGTCCATCAGGTTCAGCTGATAGGTCTCTCCGTCCGCGGCGGTGTAATCCAGCCGCACGGTCTGCGCCTTGATGGTGATGCCGCGCTCGCGCTCGATATCCATATTGTCGAGCACCTGGCTCGACATCTCGCGCTCGGTCAGCCCGCCGGTCAGCTGGATGAGGCGATCGGCCAGGGTGGATTTGCCATGGTCGATATGCGCGATGATGGAGAAATTACGGATTTTGGAGAGGTCTGTCATGTCGAGCGCGCAAATAGCCTGCGAGGGCGCGGCTGTCATCCGGCATGTGGCGGTGCCATTGGCGCGGGCCGGAACATGGCCAGCCCGCGCGCTGTCTTCGGAAGATGCGCTTCCGGAATGTTTTGTCGATGCTGCCTTACATCGGCGGGGTTAGACCGTCTTTACCGACAGCGACGAACTGCGCCGCGGCTACATTGGCGGGCTTTTTGACGAAAAGCTTCTGGCCCGCCTTCAGGATGGACCGGTCCGCAGGCTCGAAGCGCACGATCGGTGTACCTTCGGGAACGGCGACCTCGGCGGTGCCGCCTTCATAGGCGATGGTCAGCGCCTTTCCGGCATTGCCTGCGCTGGTCGCGTTCGTCACCGTGCCGTTGGTCATGGCGCTTTGCTGCTGAACGGTGCCGTTGGTCATGGCGCTCTGCTGCTGGACCGTACCATTCGTCATAGCGCTGGATCCGCCGCTACCACCGCCGCTGGCCGCCATCACGCCGGGGGTATCCCATTCATAATGGCCCTCGCCGCTACCGCGCATGGATTCGGGGAATATCACCACTTCCACGGCGCGCAGCGCGTCCTTCGGGCCCGTCGTCGCGGTGCCGATGAAGTCGCCGTCCTTTACGTCGGCGAGCGTTGCCGGAACCACCCAGGCGTAAGCGGTGTCGTTGCCGGTCGGCACGTCCACGCTCTGGCCATCATAGGTTTGCACGGTGAGCGATGCATCGGTCATCGCGGTCAGCGCGCCGCGCACATGGTCGGCGGCGACGGCGGGTGCCTGCGCCGCGCCGGCATCGGAGGCCGCTTCGGTGGACGGCTGCGCTTCGGGCTGTTCGCCGCCGCCGCTGCAGGCGGCAAGCGCGGCCATACCGACGCCGCAGAGGGCGAGTTTAATCAATCGCATGGGGAAGACCTTTCTTCAGGCCCAGACCGATCCAGCGGAAGGCCGGAAGTTTATCGGCGGGCGAGCCCGCATAACGCGGCGATACAAGGCGGAGTTCCGCTCCTGTCCGCTGTCTCGAGGCCGCGCGCAGCCAATGCGGGGGGCGCGCCGATCAGAGCGGTGGGGGCGCTACGCTGAGGTCGCTTGCGCGCTGCAGCACCAGATGGGTCTGGTAGTAATATTTCTCGGTCGGCCGGCCATTGGCTACGAACACAATGCGCACGCGCCGCGCGGTGCCGCGAACGGCGATGCGTTTGCCGTCCAGAAACTCGGCCGGGTCCGCGCCGAAGCGTTCGCGCAGTTGCGCCTGGATGGCGGGGGTGAGAACCACGCTCAGATTGCGCGGATCGCGGTAATCGGGCTGCGAATTCAGATAAAGGCGCCCGGCATCGGCGACACCGCTGCCGCGCACCGTCATCTCGAACAGGCCGCTGACGCCTTGCGGAGCCACTTCGGCTGCGTTCATCACCGCCTGCTCAGGCGTTAGGCGCACCAGCGGCGCGGGCGAACGGCTGACCCCGTTGACGGTTGGCGCGCAGGCGGCAAGCCCAAGCAGCGCCCCGCCGACCATGCCTGAGCGGAGCATCGACGCAGGCCGCGTGCCCCGGTGGCGGGCGGTCGCAGATCGGGGCGGGCGGCACGGAGCGATTGCGTTCATCGACCGATGTCCTCGCCCCGCGCAATTCCGATTGCAAGCTTCGAAAATCGGCATAGACACTTCTCCCGGCTGTATGCCGGACGTGGTGGGTGGGCCTTCGCGTTCCAGGGAGAGGTCCAACCTTACATGATATTCGGACGCGTAAAGCCGCTCGATGCGATCCTCGCAACGGCGGAAAAGAAATCGCTCACGCGCACACTCGGGCCGTGGCAGCTGACGCTGCTCGGCGTCGGCGCGATCATCGGCACCGGGATTTTCGTGCTCACATCGGAGGCCGCGCAGAAGGCGGGCCCCGGCATGATGTGGAGTTTTGTCATTGCCGGCCTGGTCTGTGCGGTGGCGGCGCTCTGCTATTCGGAACTGGCATCGATGGTGCCGGTTGCCGGGTCTGCTTACACCTACACCTATGCCGTGATGGGCGAGCTTTTGGCCTGGATGGTCGGTTTCGCGTTGATCCTGGAATATGCGGTATCCGCCAGCGCAGTTTCGGTCGGCTGGTCGGGCTATTTCGTCGGCTTGCTGGCGAATGCGGGGATAAACCTGCCACCCGCGCTAACCCAGGGTTTTTACGCGCCGGGCGGGTTCATCAACCTGCCGGCCATGCTGATCGCGCTGGTCATCACCGGCCTCTTGATGATCGGGACGACCGAGAGCGCGCGGGTAAACGCGGTGCTGGTGACCGTGAAGGTCACCGCGCTCGTCATCTTCATCGTCATCACGCTTCCCATGCTGAACGGGCAGAATTTCCAGCCCTTCATGCCCAATGGCTGGACCGGGCCTGGCCTCGGCTCCGGCCTCGGCGCGCTGGGCGCGGCGGCCTCCATCTTCTTCGCCTATGTCGGCTTCGACGCGGTTTCGACCGCTGCCGAGGAGACCGTCAACCCGCAGCGTAACGTGCCGATCGGCCTGATCGGCGCGCTCGGCATCTGCACGGTGTTCTACCTTCTCGTGTCCGCTGGTGCGATCGGCACCGTGGGCGCGCAGCCGATCATGGGGCCGGACGGCGGCCTGCTGCAGCCCGGAAGCACCGAATTCGCCGCGCGCTGCCAGAGCCTTCTGGACATGGGCCGCGAGCCGCTGGTCTGCTCCAAAGAAGCGCTGGCCTTCGTGCTGCGCGAGGCGGGGCATCCCTGGCTGGGCAATGCCATCGGTATCGCCGCGTTCCTGGGCCTGCCTTCGGTGATCCTGATCATGCTGTTCGGCCAGACGCGTATCTTTTTCGTGATGTCGCGCGACGGGCTGCTGCCCACGGGCTTGGCCAAGATCCACCCCAAGTGGAACACGCCGCACGTCATCACCATGATCACCGGCGTTGCGGTGGCAGCGTTCGCAGCGTTCCTGCCGGTGGGCAAGCTGGCCGATATCTCCAACTCGGGCACGCTGTTCGCCTTCTTCATGGTGGCGCTGTCGGTGCTGATCCTGCGCCGCACCCAGCCGGACCGGGAGCGGCCGTTCAAGACGCCGTTCATCTGGATCGTCGCGCCGCTCGCCATCATCGGTACCGTCGGGCTCTATGTCAGCCTGCCGGTGGAGGCGATGCTGGTGCTGCCGATCTGGGGCGGCATCGGCCTGGTGATTTATTTCCTCTACGGATATCGCAAGAGCAACGTCGCGCGCGGCATCGTGGAGGTTCACGAGCTGGACAGCGATGCGCCGCCCGAACCGGTACCGCCGCATAATTGATTGCGGGCGGGAAGAGATTGGAGGGGCAGGGGATATTCTCCTGCCCCTTTTTGTTGCCCGTCTCCGATCCCGTTCGTGCTGAGCTTGTCGAAGCACCGTCTTCCTTCTTGGCTTAGCTTCCGACCGCGAGACAGTACGGCCCTTCGACAGGCTCAGGGCGAACGGATGTTTTCAAGTAAGGCCCAACCCCCTTGCCCTCGCGCGTCACGTCGCTAGCCTCGCTTGCGAAGGAGAGTGCCGCCATGCGCCATATCGCGATCGTCGGATCTGGCCCTGCGGGCTATTACACCGCGGAGGCCGCGCAGAAGGCGTTCGGGGAGGATGTGCGGATCGATATTCTCGATCGGCTGCCGACGCCCTTCGGCCTCATCCGTTTCGGCGTGGCGCCCGATCACCAATCGATCAAGAAGGTTGCGCGCCGTTATGAGAAGGTGGCGCTGAGCGACAATGTACGCTTCGTCGGCCATGTTTCGGTGGGCGAGGATATCGCGATCGCCGAGCTGATGGAGCTGTACGACGCGGTGGTGCTGGCCACCGGCGCGCCGCATGATCGCACGCTCGATCTGCCGGGCAGCGATCTGGCCGGGGTTTACGGCAGCGCATCCTTCGTCGGCTGGTATAACGGCCATCCCGATTTTGCCGCCGTCGATCCGCCGCTGGATGGGCGCGATGTGGTGGTGATCGGCAATGGCAATGTGGCGCTGGACGTGGCGCGCATCCTGTCCAAGACGCGCGCGGAGTTCGAAAGCAGCGACATCGCGCGCCATGCGCTGGACGCGCTGGATGCGGCGGGGACGCGGACGATCACGATCCTGGGCCGGCGCGGGCCGCATCAGATCGCGATGACGCCCAAGGAACTGGGCGAACTGGGGCGGCTGGAGAACGCCGCGCCGAGCGTCGATCCGTCGGATTTGCCGCCCGAGGCGCAGGACGAGGGGCTGGAGCCGGGCCAGCGCAAATCGGTCGGCATCCTGCGCGAGTTCGCCGCGGGCGCGGACGGCGCGGGTAAGGGCAAGACGATTATGTTCGATTTCTTCGCATCACCGGTCGAACTTCTCGGAGAGGAGCGGGTCGAAGGAGTGCGGGTGGAGCGGACCGAGCTGGACGGAGAACATCGCCCGCGCGGCACGGGCGAGACCTACGATATCCCCGCGCAGCTCGTCGTCACCTGCATCGGCTATCGCAGCCCGCGCATCGAGGGCGTGCCCTATGATGAAGGTGCGGGGCGTTTCGCCAATGAGGACGGGCGCATCCAGCCGGGGCTCTACTGCGTCGGATGGGCGCGGCGCGGGCCGACGGGGACGATCGGCACCAATCGCCCGGATGGCTATGAGCTGGTCGATCGCATCGCGCAGGATATCGGCGAGGGGGCAGGCAAGGCCGGCCGTGCCGGGCTGGACGCGCTGCTGGAAGAGCGCGGGGTCGATATCGTGACCTTTGCCGATTGGCAGAAGATCGACGAGGCGGAGGTGGCGCGCGCCATGAAGGGGGCGCCGCGCGAAAAATTCGTTCGGGTGGAAGACATGATCGCCGCGCATCGGGGCGAATGAGGCACCAAAAACCTGCCGCAGCCGTCCGCGCGGCTGGCTAACGCTTCGAAACCGCTACCGGCGTGTTGAAGGGAGCAAGGTTCGATTTCATAGGGAGATTGCGCAAGATGGGGGTCCTCTGAATGGCGGACGCCCGGACTTCGGAAGACGCGGTCTTTCTGCTCGCACTGACGATATGGCTGATTTCTTCGCGGGCAATCGGCTGGCTGAACAGAAAACCCTGAAGATGGGTGCAGCCCAGGTCTTCCAGCATCTTTTGCTGCTCGGCGGTTTCCACACCTTCCGCGACAACGGCCATGGACAATTGGCGAGCCAGGCCGACAACGGCCGTGACGATCGCCTTGGCCGCCTGCGACCCCTCGATCTCGGAAACGAACGATTTGTCGATCTTGACCGTATCGAAGGTAAATCGCTGGAAGTAGCTGAGCGAGGAATAGCCGATGCCGAAATCGTCGATCGAGATGCGGATGCCGATGTCGCGCAGTTGCTGGAGCTGCGCGAAGGCTTCATGAGCATTCTGGATCACCAGGTTTTCGGTGACTTCCAGTTGAAGCCGTTCGGCGGGCAGGCCGGTCTCCTCAAGGACGGTCAGGATCGTCTCGACCAAGTGGCCCGAATAGAATTGGCGCGGAGACAGGTTTACCGCCACCTTGATGGAGGCCGGCCAGCTGCACGCGTCGCGGCATGCCTTGCGCAGCACCTGCTCGCCCAATTGTTCGATCAGCCCGCAATCTTCGGCAAGTGCGATGAACAGATCGGGCGAAACCGGTCCACGATCGATCTGCGTCCAGCGCGCCAGCGCTTCGAAACCGATGATGTCACCGGACCTGGCTTCGATGATGGGCTGATAGGCAACGTCGATCTCATCGGTATCGACGGCCGCGCGCAAATGGGTCTCCAGCGTGCGCCGGTCGCGCTCGGCTGCATCCATCTGATCGTCGAAGAAGCATGGCTGGCGCTTTGCTTCCTGCTTGGCGCGGTACATGGCAAGATCGGAATTCTGGCGCAGCGTCTCGATGGTGTCGCCGTCCTTGGGGTGGAGAACGACGCCGATCGAAGCCCCGATATGCGCGGTAATACCGCCTACCGAAATGGGCGCGAAGATGCTCTCTATGAGATTGCCGGAAATGCGCAGCGCGCGCGAACGCAAGTTGTCGCCCGTTAGAAGGCAGACGAACTCGTCGCCGCCGATCCGGGCAATTTCCGAATGTTCGTCGGCGATGATGCTCAGCCGCTGGCCGATCAGCTTCAGCACTTCGTCGCCCATGACATGGCCGAACTGATCGTTGACCGACTTGAACCGATCCAGATCGATATTGAGCAGCGCAAATGGCTCCGCATCGTTGATCAGCTGATCGACGCGTTCCAGGAAGCTTGCGCGGTTCAAGAGGCCTGTCAGGATATCATAGCGCGATAGCCGCCAGCGGTCCGCCTCGGAACGGCGGATTTCGGTGACATCCTCCGACAGCCCCAGGAGATACTGGCCCGGCCGGTCGGGGCCGTCGATCAGCACGCGGGTCGTGCGAATATTGACCCGTTCGCCATTGTCCCGTTCGAACTCGGTTTCCGTTTGCCTGGGCATGCCGCCGGAAATTGCGTCGCGATCGTTTTGCTTATATCGGTCGCCTTGTTCCGGAAACAGTTCATCGTCGTCCTTGCCGATCATGTGCATCGCAGGGCGGCCTATCATGTCTGCTGCTTTCTTGTTGAGCAGGAGATAGCGCTGCGTTTCGGAATCCTTCACATAGAGCATCGAGGGCAGGTTCGCGACGACCGCCTTGAGAAACGTGCGGCTGCTGTCTCGTTCGGCGCGGAGTTTCTTACGCGCAGAGATATCGCGGACGACCGAGGCGAAGCCACCATTCGCCTCATCCCCCCAAGGTGCGGGCGCAAGTTCGATGGGGAATGTGGCACCGTCTTGCCGGACACCCGTAAGCTCTTTGGAGGGTGTCGGCGCGCGTGCAGGTTCCTCGTCGGAGGCCGTCTCACAGGGCGGGCTGTAATCCTGATCGAGCCCATCGGGGATGAATTCTGTAACGTCGCGGCCGATCGCGGTTTTTGCGGAATGGCCGAACATGTGCGCGGCGGCCTCGTTCCAGTAAACGATCTTTCCGGCGTGGTTGGCCGCGATGACCGCGTCGGTCGTGGAAGCCACGACCTGCGCAGCGATATGCGCCTGATAGCGGGCGCGCCGGGCCTCGATCAGCTCGCTGACTACTTGGGCGAGTTCTTCCAGAAACAGGATGTTCGCGTCCGGAAAATGGCTGCGCGGCGCGCCATCGAGCGCGCAGAGGCTGCCGATGCAATGGCCGGACCGCAAATAGAGCGGCGCACCGGCATAGAAGCGGATGTGCGGATCGCCGGTGACAAGCGGGTTGGTGCGAAACGTCTCGTCCTCGAGCGTGTCGAGTATGACGAGCGGCGCGCGCCGTTCCACCACCTGATCGCAGAAGGCGACGTCGCGGGGGGTCTCGCGGAAATCGATGCCCTGGCGGGATTTGAACCATTGGCGATCCCGGTCGATCAGGCTCACCGCTGCGCTGGATACGCCCAGCACGGCGGCCACCATCCGGGTGATGGCATCGAATTCGCGTTCGTCCCCGCTGTCCAGAATCGCCAGGTCCGCCAGCGCGGCAAGGCGTTCGCTTTCGGTTAGCGCGAAATTGTGATTCCCCATCTGCACAGCGCGGCGATAGGGGAATAACCTTAAACTTTTATGTTCTTACAGGAACATGACGAGGGCGGCCGCGCCTGGAAATCAGATCGCGGCGAATTTCTCGATGTCGCGGATGCGGCCGGAAACGACCAGCTCGTCGTCCGGAAAGATGATCGTGTCGGGCACTGCATGGATAAAGTCTTCGCCCGCCCGCTTCACGCCGACCACCGTTACGTCGAACTTCTTGCGGCACTCGCTCATCATCAGCGGCAGGCCGACGACGGTTTCGGGCGCTTTCAGCCGGGCGATGGCGAACTCGGCATCGAAAGCGATGAAATCGAGCAGGCGCTCGTTCACGAGATGGGCGACGCGCTCTCCCATTTTGCGTTCTGGAAAGACGACATGATGTGCGCCCGTGCGCTCCAGCAGGCGGCCGTGGCGATCGGTATTGGCCTTCGCCCAGACATTGTTCAGGCCCATATCGACCAGCGCCAGCACAACCAGCAGGCTGGCCTCCACATTCGTGCCGATGGCCACGATGGCGGTGTCGAAGTCGGCGACGCCCAGTTGTTTCAGTGTATCGATCTCGGTCGCGTCCGCTTCGACCACCTGGGTCAGCGCATCCTTGTGCTCGCGCACGAAATCACCGTCCACGTCCACGCCGAGAACTTCATGGCCCATGCGCTCCAGCGTGGTCGCGACGGCGCTGCCGAACCGGCCAAGGCCCACGACCAGGACGGGTTTTCTCTTATCAG is part of the Novosphingopyxis iocasae genome and encodes:
- a CDS encoding amino acid permease; protein product: MIFGRVKPLDAILATAEKKSLTRTLGPWQLTLLGVGAIIGTGIFVLTSEAAQKAGPGMMWSFVIAGLVCAVAALCYSELASMVPVAGSAYTYTYAVMGELLAWMVGFALILEYAVSASAVSVGWSGYFVGLLANAGINLPPALTQGFYAPGGFINLPAMLIALVITGLLMIGTTESARVNAVLVTVKVTALVIFIVITLPMLNGQNFQPFMPNGWTGPGLGSGLGALGAAASIFFAYVGFDAVSTAAEETVNPQRNVPIGLIGALGICTVFYLLVSAGAIGTVGAQPIMGPDGGLLQPGSTEFAARCQSLLDMGREPLVCSKEALAFVLREAGHPWLGNAIGIAAFLGLPSVILIMLFGQTRIFFVMSRDGLLPTGLAKIHPKWNTPHVITMITGVAVAAFAAFLPVGKLADISNSGTLFAFFMVALSVLILRRTQPDRERPFKTPFIWIVAPLAIIGTVGLYVSLPVEAMLVLPIWGGIGLVIYFLYGYRKSNVARGIVEVHELDSDAPPEPVPPHN
- the lepA gene encoding translation elongation factor 4; the protein is MTDLSKIRNFSIIAHIDHGKSTLADRLIQLTGGLTEREMSSQVLDNMDIERERGITIKAQTVRLDYTAADGETYQLNLMDTPGHVDFAYEVSRSLAACEGALLVVDAAQGVEAQTLANVYQSIEHDHEIVPVINKIDLPAAEPDKVRTEIEDIVGIPADDAVLTSAKSGIGIEDVLEAVVQRIPPPTGDRDAPLKAMLVDSWYDPYLGVVILVRVMDGVLKKGMNIRFMQQGSQHLVDRVGCMKPKITQLPELGPGEIGFITAQIKEVADTAVGDTITTVKGGADKALPGFKEVQSVVFCGLFPVDAADFEKLRESIGRLRLNDASFTFEMETSAALGFGFRCGFLGLLHLEIIQERLTREYDLDLITTAPSVVYRMTMTDGSVQYLHNPADYPDPVHIDHMEEPWIKATIYTPDDYLGSILKLCQDRRGIQTELTYVGGRAQVVYELPLNEVVFDFYDRLKSISRGYASFDYEQIGLREGDLVKMNILVNNEPVDALGMVVHRQQAEIRGRQLCERLKDLIPRHLFKIPIQAAIGAKVIARETISAMRKDVTAKCYGGDISRKKKLLEKQKKGKAKMREYGNVSIPQEAFIAALRMGEE
- a CDS encoding FAD-dependent oxidoreductase codes for the protein MRHIAIVGSGPAGYYTAEAAQKAFGEDVRIDILDRLPTPFGLIRFGVAPDHQSIKKVARRYEKVALSDNVRFVGHVSVGEDIAIAELMELYDAVVLATGAPHDRTLDLPGSDLAGVYGSASFVGWYNGHPDFAAVDPPLDGRDVVVIGNGNVALDVARILSKTRAEFESSDIARHALDALDAAGTRTITILGRRGPHQIAMTPKELGELGRLENAAPSVDPSDLPPEAQDEGLEPGQRKSVGILREFAAGADGAGKGKTIMFDFFASPVELLGEERVEGVRVERTELDGEHRPRGTGETYDIPAQLVVTCIGYRSPRIEGVPYDEGAGRFANEDGRIQPGLYCVGWARRGPTGTIGTNRPDGYELVDRIAQDIGEGAGKAGRAGLDALLEERGVDIVTFADWQKIDEAEVARAMKGAPREKFVRVEDMIAAHRGE
- a CDS encoding sensor domain-containing phosphodiesterase, coding for MGNHNFALTESERLAALADLAILDSGDEREFDAITRMVAAVLGVSSAAVSLIDRDRQWFKSRQGIDFRETPRDVAFCDQVVERRAPLVILDTLEDETFRTNPLVTGDPHIRFYAGAPLYLRSGHCIGSLCALDGAPRSHFPDANILFLEELAQVVSELIEARRARYQAHIAAQVVASTTDAVIAANHAGKIVYWNEAAAHMFGHSAKTAIGRDVTEFIPDGLDQDYSPPCETASDEEPARAPTPSKELTGVRQDGATFPIELAPAPWGDEANGGFASVVRDISARKKLRAERDSSRTFLKAVVANLPSMLYVKDSETQRYLLLNKKAADMIGRPAMHMIGKDDDELFPEQGDRYKQNDRDAISGGMPRQTETEFERDNGERVNIRTTRVLIDGPDRPGQYLLGLSEDVTEIRRSEADRWRLSRYDILTGLLNRASFLERVDQLINDAEPFALLNIDLDRFKSVNDQFGHVMGDEVLKLIGQRLSIIADEHSEIARIGGDEFVCLLTGDNLRSRALRISGNLIESIFAPISVGGITAHIGASIGVVLHPKDGDTIETLRQNSDLAMYRAKQEAKRQPCFFDDQMDAAERDRRTLETHLRAAVDTDEIDVAYQPIIEARSGDIIGFEALARWTQIDRGPVSPDLFIALAEDCGLIEQLGEQVLRKACRDACSWPASIKVAVNLSPRQFYSGHLVETILTVLEETGLPAERLQLEVTENLVIQNAHEAFAQLQQLRDIGIRISIDDFGIGYSSLSYFQRFTFDTVKIDKSFVSEIEGSQAAKAIVTAVVGLARQLSMAVVAEGVETAEQQKMLEDLGCTHLQGFLFSQPIAREEISHIVSASRKTASSEVRASAIQRTPILRNLPMKSNLAPFNTPVAVSKR
- a CDS encoding potassium channel family protein, with the protein product MSADKRKPVLVVGLGRFGSAVATTLERMGHEVLGVDVDGDFVREHKDALTQVVEADATEIDTLKQLGVADFDTAIVAIGTNVEASLLVVLALVDMGLNNVWAKANTDRHGRLLERTGAHHVVFPERKMGERVAHLVNERLLDFIAFDAEFAIARLKAPETVVGLPLMMSECRKKFDVTVVGVKRAGEDFIHAVPDTIIFPDDELVVSGRIRDIEKFAAI